The genomic interval AATAGAACACATCCATTACTTCAAGATCAATATTACTAATTTCCTTTACGTTTATACTAACAATGATTAAATCAGAAAAAGCAGTTACTTGTTTAGTGTGAGAAAGTTTCAGAGAATCATTTTTATCCTTAAAAAAATCATTTATCATTTTAAGAAAAGAATTTATTTTATTAATTTTTATTTCTGTATTCACTTGAGAAATAGTAGTGTAGTTTACAAAATCAGTAAAACCTAATACATCAATATAAATGATTAATCTATCTTCATAGTCCATAAATGTCCTCGGGTTTATTAAATATGAATTTTGCGCCGCGTAAGCGGCGTCCATCTAATATTTGCTTAACCTGCATTGCGAAGCAATGTCAGGTTGAAGCAGTTGTTAGTCGCTTCTCTCTTATTGCATTTCAAATGATTTGATTTGGAAGATTTTTCAGGTTTCTTTCTACTATTTGCTGCTTTTAATACTTATACTCATCATCTTTTGTACTAGTTTCATTTTTTATTATATCTCTTTCACATTTATTTCTTTCATTTCTTTTTTTTGGACATATCTTTACCAGGTCTTTTACTATCTTGGAGTCGCTATACTCTTACACCCATTCTCTTTACGTTTCAGGAAGCTTTATCTTACACAATATTTCATGTGCAGGAACTTCTTCATACGGTTCCAAGGTCATAATGATTTCCATTGCCGCATGACATATAGGACAATGATCTACACATTCCGCTTCTTCCATCTCTATTTCCATCGGAAATATTTTCTGCAGTTTTTCTAACTTATTGCTGTATTGGTTTGAGTATAATCCATAATTCCGTACTGTTACAGTATGAGGGACAGGTATGTGATTCATGTATCGAGATACAAACAGTTCCTTATCCAACTCAATTCGCGTCTCTTTCCCTGCATGACGTTCAATATAACTAAATGTTCCTTTCTCTTCGTTTTCCACCAATTCTTGATTAAGGTTTATCACTACACCCTTAGCGGCGTGTGCTAAATATCCTATTATCTTTTGTACATTTCCCTGATAATATGTTGCGTATACATTCCATTCGCGATCATTAATATCCTTCTGTTCAGGAATATCTTGTATATGTTTTCTCTGTAATTCTTTAACAAGATATTCTTTTATCACATCAGTAATTCGCGTATATGATATCGTTCCTAACGGCATCCAGTCACCGTTACCAGTCAGTCCACCATCAGATAACACGCAATGTATATGCGGTTTATAAGACATCCCCTTTCCATGTGTTTGAAATACCGCTATACATCCAGGGGTTATTCCATAATATTTCGATATGTTATTTATTGCACGCTTTACACATTCGAAAAAAGCGTTCATGAAATCTTTCTTATTTCTGAGCCACACGCCAGTGAAAACCTGTGGAATTGATATGACTAAATGAAAGTGATTAACATTTAAAACAGATGTTAATACCTTATCCTCCCATCTTTTCTGGTTCGCTTTATAACAGATAGGACAACCACGTTGGTTACAGGAATTATATACAGTTGCGATTGTTCCACATTTTGTGCATTGCACAACTCGGCCGCCATACCGGGTTGTTTTACACTCCCTCATATTCTGAAGAGAGCGTTTTTGTTTCGCATCAAGCTTAAAGGATCTTTTAAGCGCAACAGAGCATATCTGCTCGAGTATACGGTTCTTCATACATAGCTTGTATGCACAAATTCCTTTTCCTGCCTAACATATTCTTTCTTTTCCTCGGCGCCGTAGGCGTCCGACTAACATTTGCTTAACCTGCGTTTTGTTTGGCGCGGTTTTTGCCGAGCGTAGCGAAGTGCAAAAATCCGTGACAAGCAAATAAGTCAGGTTGAAGCAGTTGTTAGAAACTTTTTTTTCGTTATATGCAATAGAAAGAACAGAACGCTTCCCAATTTCATATAACAGAATATTTTTCTTTGTATAATTTTCATATAAAACATTTTCGATACTTTTATTTATTATCTATTTCCTAAAAAGAAAAACCTCTCCATCTTTTTTTCATCAGTTTCTTTAATATCTTTTTAATCCATTTTTTTAGCATTTTCTTTTAATCATTTCTGATTTTACAGTGATTATTTTTTTAATGGTTCCATCTACATAATATTGTCTTTAAAAAAATACAATATTTTATTAAATCATATAGCTCATTATTTTATTCAATAAAAAAACTATTTAAAAGTTTTTATACAAAACTCTACTTGCTTGAATTTAAAAGTAATATCATAAAAATTCACTCTTAACCAACTTTTCTTGTTTTTCCCAATTATAACATCCAAAAAAATACCCACCAATCATCCAAACTAAATAATGAATAAATACCAAGACGATACTATTTACTTTATTCAATAAAATAAGAGGCACAATACTAGACGTACCACAAATAGAACCCCAAAACAAAGATCCGTAAAGCATTGCATATTTCTGTTTTCCTAACTGTCTTAACTTAACCCATTTCTCATTAATCATCGTGCGACTCCCTAAAAGAATTTATCAGTGCTTTATAAAAGGATATTCATTCTTACGTAGTTGAGAAGAACTATATTTCTTTTCTCCGCGGCGGCGCAGCCGTCTTTCTAACATTTGCTTAACCTGCGAGGCGTCATGGCGCGATTCTTGCCGAGGAGCGCAGCGACGACTAGCAAGAATCGTGACATAGCCGAGTCAGGTTGAAGCAGTTGTTAGATTTCTTTTCCTATTCTTACAAAGATCTTTGCATATAAAATGCTAAAGACGTACCATGGAATCAATGATAGCAATGAAAAAATTAAACCAATTGTTCCAGCAGTTGAAGGAATAATCATAAATATTGCTGCGAATAATCCCCAGGTTGCAGTTGCTTTTGAATAATATTTAGATTTATACATTAAAATGGAAATACAAAATAATGCAATTCCATTAAGAACATAATATGTATCAAAAGCTGTCCCTTGCCATCCTAATAAGCATGCTTTTCCAGCTGATTCAAATATTATCTTTTCAGTTTCAATATTTGTGCTAAAATATTCGTAGGAAAGTTTTAATATCTCGAAAGTTTTATTTGATGAAATATATGCTGAAATTCCAATTAATCCTAAAGCTATACCTATTTGTATTACACCTTTATTTACTTCTTTTAAAGTATGATAAAAAGCTAAATATATAATACTAATTAGAATATTATTAATTAAAATAAAAAAATCTGCATGAAAAAATCCGATTACTAAATTATCTTTAAACAAAGAAAACCATTCGATAGTTGTAGTAGGTAGCTTCGTTAATGCAAATACAAGTATCTGAATTGGAATAATGGTGAGCATAATAATCGTTGAAATAAATGCTGTTTTGTAGAGTGACTTGTAATCTTTTAATGCGTTCATTTTGGTTTTTTCTCCTTTTGCCCGAAGGGTCAATCTAACATTTATTTAACCTGCATTGCGTACATTGGCGCACTTTTTGCCGAGCGAAGCGACTAGCAAAAAGTGTGACAATAGCAATGTCAGGTTGAAATAGTTGTTATCCAATTTTTGGTTTCAGTTCTGCTGTAGCTTCGTTTCCAACTAATTTGTGTACTAAGCTTTTTACTTTTACAAACGTTACCAACGTCTTAAATTTTAATACGCAACAAAAATATTTCCTACAGAAAGCTCCGTTATGTTTTTATTCTACAGCAGCTTTATACAAAACATTTTTCTTATTTTTATCTCTTTTCTTCTATTATATAAGACCAAATCCAGTCCAATTATCTTGATTCGTTTCTACATAACCAACAAGATCCTATTGTATAAAACCATAGAATGATAACCAGTAACTGAATCAGTTACTTATTTTTGATTTGCTTCATACAAGCCACTGTAAGGTTATTTCTCGAAACCAATTGTGCAGGATTCTCATTTTACTGCTGAATAACCACAGTAATCTAAAAACCTTATATCCAGGATCTTTTCAATTCAAGATGTTAAAATCAATTGAAAAGCAACGTCCTACAGTCGCCTTAAATTCTTGGAAGTGAAAACGGAACACTGCTTTGCTGTTTTATTTTTAATGGATCTTCAGCATTTGTCGCGAGAGCTTGCACCGTAATCCAAATTATATTTCGAGATTTATAAGCGTTTTTAGTTCTTCCATCCTCGCCCGCCGAAGGCGTGGGGATAACATTTGCTTAACCTGCGTTTTGTTTGGCGCGGTTTTTGCCGAGCGTAGCGAAGTGCAAAAATCCGTGACAAGCAAATAAGTCAGGTTGAAGCAGTTGTTAGATCGCCAACTGTTAAACAATTTAGTTTATAACCAACTACATCAATGTTAGAAAACGATTTGCAGTACCATTAAAAACCCGAAGGCTGAATCCTTATGACTTGTTATAATGTGAAGACTGAGGCAACTCTTCTGCATATCGTTTTCTAACATCTGTTCCTGCAAGTTTTAGCACAAGTGGTATGAAGTCAACTTCATCAACGAAAGAAAAAGTTTTAATCACGATAACACTTTAAGTAATAAACTAGGTGCCAACTGTATAACCGTCTTCCAGAGTGTTATCATCTGTTGAACTTTTTCTTAAGTCTATTTTCAGTGACAGTTTACTTCAGTTATACACAATCTTCTTCCAAATCTCTTTCTTTTTCTTCTATTAATAAGTGTAGATTGGTCGAACTAACATTTGCTTAACCTGTATTTTCGCGCCCGCAGGGCTTGGCGCATTTTGTGCGTCAGGAGCGTAGCGACAGCACAAAATGTGACAAAGAAAATATCAGGTTGAAGCAGTTGTTAGGTGAGTATTTCTTTAAAGCTCTTTTTTTGATTCCTCGTTGCTTTGTTGTACTGCTTTTTCTTGAATTTCATTTGGTTCATAAACAACTCGTAACGCAAGATTTCCAGCACCGCCACGTAAGATTATACTTATTTTTGTATCGCTAATAAACCAAGTACTCATATATATTCCACGACCATTCTGTAATGCAACAGCTTTAAGCGTAACATCATCAGGATCACCAATAATTGTCCGATCATCAGTTGTTGGTTTTCCATATTTTTCAATTAATAATTTATAAATGCTTTCATATTCTACCACATATTGCTCTGGTACCAATATTGATTCTGTATATAACAACATGCCTCTAATCAATTTATCATCTGCATAGCCGAAATACGCTCTATATAATTGATTGTTTAATTTAATGTCATATCCATAGAATATGGCATCTGAAGATTTTACTATTTCTAATTCTTTTCCATTTTTTAACTGCATTTCAGCTCTGGTAGAATTCCACGAAAATCCTCGAAATTCTGCGAACAATGGAGAAATACACAAGAAAACGATCGCAAAAATAATAATTCGTTTCATATAATTACCTCTTTTACTAAAAGTTTTTAGGTGCTTAAATATACATAATTACTTGATCTGAAATATTTTTTGGGTTGTTAACAGCCATTATTACTAAAACACTGTAAATAATTACATACGTATTATGGTCACCACTGTATTCCATATTATAGTTCTTTTTAATTTGATTATACAGTGTATCATTCACATGTTTTAATGCATTTGTCATTATATCTGACAATTCAAATAATTCATTTTTTTCACGATTTGAAATTAATGTTGCGAATAATTGTTGAATACGACTAATTGGGTAATTAGTCTTTAAAAGCGACTCATTTATATCTTTCATAGATCCTCCTGATATAACTATTGCGCCGAAGGCGTCCACCTAACATTTGCTTAACCTGCGTTTTGCTTGGCGCGGTTTTTGCCGAGCGTAGAGAAGTGCAAAAATCCGTGACAAGCAAATAAGTCAGGTTGAAGCAGTTGTTAGGTTTTTACTTCTTTACTTGTCCAATAAGAATCTCCATTCTCCAAGAAAATGTGTTTTGATTACGACTCAAAAAATACTTTTTTGCTTTTGGTCCATATAACCGTCCAGCGATTGCTGCGACCTCTTCAGGAGAATCATATATGGAATTATAGGTGAATATATGAGCATTTACTGAATCAATCAATGGAACACCAGAGAATATTGTCTTGTCCTTTTTAATAACTTCATCAGGATAATTACCAAGAAATATTTTTGGATCATTATTATTTGTTCCATTTAAATGGTCAGTTAGTTCTCCACATAATGCTTCTGGAATTGAACCCATCTGTATTAAGTAACCATTATTTTTTAATACACGATATGCTTCTTTATGATTTACCTCAGCCCATGAAAAAGTAACAGCATCGAATGTACTGTCAGAAAAAGGCAAATTATCTCTATCACCATATTCATAGTGAATGTTGTTAATTCCTTGTTTAGAAATTTCATCTTTTGCGAAATTCATTACAGAATCATATACATCCGTACTGGTAACGTACTTTGCTTTTTTTGACAATTCTATTGATGATCTACCAGTACCAGCCCCTATATCCAATACATTCATATCAGAGAAATCAATGATAGTATGAAGTTTTGAAATAAGCCCAACTGTAGATAGCGCAAAATCGTGATACAAGTCAGGAAATCGACTACTGAGCCAATCAAATTGAAAGTAACCTGGAACAGGATTTTCCTCGTTATATACTTTCCAAGAACCTTTTTCTGCAGCTTGCAGTTTGTAACCAGCATTTTTAATTGCTTCCAATGTTAATTCCATTCTTTTCTCCTCTTTTTTGCGCCGCGAAAGCGGCGTCAACCTAACATTTGCTTAACCTGTAATTCCGGCCCGTAGGGATTGGCGTGCTTTTTGCCGAGCGTAGCGACTGCAAAAAGCATGACAAAAGGAATTATCAGGTTGAAGCAGTTGTTCGATGTATTATTCTGTTAATGGATTTTCAGGATACTTCTGCTCATCCCAATATTTCCCAGAAAATCTATAACCTGATATTTCTGGTAATAGAAAACCAATATCATTCCAGTTACAAATGACAATTTCTCCATAAATTTCATTATCTAGAATACCCTTAATATTTTGACTATTCATTGCTGGTAATAAAGAATTAATAAATAGCTTTTCAGATAAATTGATTGCTTCACCCCATGATTTACTATTTCCATCATCTCTATTCAGTAATTTTCCAATATATAATTTATTAATTCGTGGAACATTTGTAAAATCAAAATCTGAATGCTGGGACAACCTATAACCAAACCTCTGATCTTGAGATTTTCCTAGATATAGTAATGTGTTTTGCCCGTATAAAAAATGAGATCCTGTAATATAGTATAAGCCATAACAATCTGATTCATTTAGAAAATGCTTATTACTATTTAAATTTTCAGAAATAATATGATCCCATTCAAATGATTCCCATGTAAAGTGATAAATTGTCATATATTTTTCCTTCTTAAGTATTCACTATGAGTCAGGAATTTCGATTCATTACTTAGATAGCTGGATGGTGCCTTTTAGTTGGACTTTTTGAACAAACATTATTCGTTAAGTTTGAAATTGTGGTACTTTTATATCCGCAATATATGCATGTATATTGACTTTTTTCATTTCCTTCATAAAGCTCATGATTTTTCCCATTTGGATTATGAGAACACTTATTATTTACCAGATTTGAAACACTTGATTGGTTATAACCGCACCACTTACAATAAAATTTATTTGCCATAATTTACTCCTACTAGATTAATTTCATTTATATTTAGCGCCGCTACGCGGCGTCCATCGAACATTTGCTTAACCTGCATTGCGAAGCAATGTCAGGTTGAAGCAGTTGTTAGTCGCTTCTCTCTTATTGCATTTCAAATGATTTGATTTGGAAGATTTTACAGGTTTCTTTCTATTATTTGCTGCTTTTAATACTTATACTCATCATCTTTTGTACTAGTTTCTTTTTTTATTATATCTCTTTCACATTTATTTCTTTCATTTCTCTTTTTTGGACATATCTTTACCAGGTCTTTTACTATCTTGGAGTCGCTATACTCTTACACCCATTCTCTTTACGTTTCAGGAAGCTTTATCTTACACAATATTTCATGTGCAGGAACTTCTTCATACGGTTCCAAGGTCATAATGATTTCCATTGCCGCATGACATATAGGACAATGATCTACACATTCCGCTTCTTCCATCTCTATTTCCATCGGAAATATTTTCTGCAGTTTTTCTAACTTATCGCTGTATTGGTTTGAGTATAATCCATAATTCCGTACTGTTACAGTATGAGGGACAGGTATGTGATTCATGTATCGAGATACAAACAGTTCCTTATCCAACTCAATTCGCGTCTCTTTCCCTGCATGACGTTCAATATAACTAAATGTTCCTTTCTCTTCGTTTTCCACCAATTCTTGATTAAGGTTTATCACTACACCCTTAGCGGCGTGTGCTAAATATCCTATTATCTTTTGTACATTTCCCTGATAATATGTTGCGTATACATTCCATTCGCGATCATTAATATCCTTCTGTTCAGGAATATCTTGTATATGTTTTCTCTGTAATTCTTTAACAAGATATTCTTTTATCACATCAGTAATTCGCGTATATGATATCGTTCCTAACGGCATCCAGTCACCGTTACCAGTCAGTCCACCATCAGATAACACGCAATGTATATGCGGTTTATAAGACATCCCCTTTCCATGTGTTTGAAATACCGCTATACATCCAGGGGTTATTCCATAATATTTCGATATGTTATTTATTGCACGCTTTACACATTCGAAAAAAGCGTTCATGAAATCTTTCTTATTTCTGAGCCACACGCCAGTGAAAACCTGTGGAATTGATATGACTAAATGAAAGTGATTAACATTTAATACAGATGTTAATACCTTATCCTCCCATCTTTTCTGGTTCGCTTTATAACAGATAGGACAACCACGTTGGTTACAGGAATTATATACAGTTGCGATTGTTCCACATTTTGTGCATTGCACAACTCGGCCGCCATACCGGGTTGTTTTACACTCCCTCATATTCTGAAGAGAGCGTTTTTGTTTCGCATCAAGCTTAAAGGATCTTTTAAGCGCAACAGAGCATATCTGCTCGAGTATACGGTTCTTCATGCATAGCTTGTATGCACAAATTCCTTTTCCTGCCTAACATATTCTTTCTTTTCCTCGGCGCCGTAGGCGTCCGACTAACATTTGCTTAACCTGCGTTTTGCTTGGCGCGGTTTTTGCCGAGCGCAGCGAAGTGCAAAAATCCGTGACAAGCAAATAAGTCAGGTTGAAGCAGTTGTTAGTTTTTTCTTAATCAATACTAGTTATGTGTAGAAATGTCTTAAACAAGTTAACTGGTTTAATTTCTTTTATACATTTCCATTTTGTGTAGATGCATTTTTATCAGAACAACTGGTCTAATTATATTTAACAATATTAATTCTTTCTCTTAATCATGTTTATTATGTGTAGAAGAGGTCTCATCAGATTAACTGGTTCAAGTCCCTTTTAAATCATTTCTAATTATGTGTCGAACTGTTACAGCATTTTAATGTTCTTCTGTCCTCGGGCGCCGAAGGCGTCAAACTAACATTTGCTTAACTTGTAATTCCGGCCCGTAGGGATTGGCATGAAAATTGCCGAGCGTAGCGACTGCAATTTTCATGACAAAAGGAATTATCAAGTTGAAGCAGTTGTTAGTTTATTTTTTCTTAGACTTTGTCTTTGAATTCCTCATATTTCATTCCTAACTTATCTTCAATTTTTGGTAATATTGAATTCCACATATTGAAAAAGACTTTTTTTCTTCTTTCAATTTCTTCTACTGTTATTGAATGTACTATTTGAATATTACTAATATCTTCAGAATAATTTGGTGGAAGTGTTTCAAGCTGTTTTGAGCAGAATATTCTCCATTTATAATCTGGTACTAATTCATTATTTAATGCAAACAAAGCATTAAAGAAATGTGTTAACCCCTCACTAAATTGATAATGAGCATTTTCAATATCTCCTCTGCGAATCCATAAGTCGGTTAACCTATTTATATACCATTCAGAAAGTGTGATTCCTGACATTAAGAACCATTTTTTTTCACTTTCACTTATTGATGTTTTATTTTCTATTAAACTTGTAATCAGGTTGCTTTTCTCCCAATACACTTGAGAGGTAGAATAAGCCCACCTTTTCCCCATTTCCCATTTAATTGCGAGTTCATTTTTATAATCAACATCAAAAATATGTAACTGATATCCATGATAATCAAATGTATCGGAAGTAATCTTTTGTCTATATTTTTTTCTAAAAATCGTTATATCAATATCAGAATCATTATCATAATAACCACGAACAATTGCACCGAGGAAAGCAATTCCTATTACATCTTTCTTGTTAATTTCATCAACATATTTTACTGCTAATTGGTAAGCTTCATTAAGCTTTTCATTATTGTTTGTTTTAAGCTTAAATTTCATTTTTTTCCTCGCGCGCCGAAGGCGTCAAACTAACATTTGCTTAACCTGCGTTTTGTTTGGCGCGGTTTTTTGCCGAGCGTAGCGAAGTGCAAAAATCCGTGACAAGCAAATAAGTCAGGTTGAAGCAGTTGTTAGTTTATTTTTTTGTCCGTATTACTGATGTAATAATAATCATTATTCCTGCTGCGAAAGAAAAACAACTTACTGGTTCTCCGATATTTAGAAAACCTATTAATAGTTGTAAAACACCTAACAGGATTGTACTAATTGATTGTGATTTATTCATTTGACCCATTTTCAATTCTTTACCCATAAAATAAATAATCAAAATTATCGTGATTACAAATAAAACAAAAAGAACAGAATTCATTTTTCCTTCTTATTTAAAATCTAAATTTTCTTAAAATTCTTAAGTTACTGATAAGTTTCCAAATAATTCTTTATCTAAAGATTACATTATTCTTTTCTTCAACAAAATATTCCTATCTTCATAATAATCATTATGTGTAGAAGGGTTTTAAGCACGTAAACTGTTTTTATCATTTTTTTTATTTTTTTTAATTTACTAAAAGCACTAAGGATTCTTTATTACATGAGCTAGTCCGTTCAATTGTTGACAGTTTATTTTACTCAATATTATTGTCTTTATTTTTTTGTAGCTTCATTCTTACTAAGACAAAAACAATCCTATTAATCAATTCCATTAATGTGTCGAACTGTTATAAGCATTTATTAAATTCATGTAATTTCCGAAAAAACAGAAGCCTTGTTACAGCATTTTACAATGCATTTTTCCTCGCGCGCCGAAGGCGTCAAACTAACATTTAGTTAACCTGCATTTCCGGCCCGCAGGGCTTGGCGGAATTTTTGCTGAGCGTAGCGATTGGCAAAAATTGTGAC from Teretinema zuelzerae carries:
- a CDS encoding IS91 family transposase — its product is MKNRILEQICSVALKRSFKLDAKQKRSLQNMRECKTTRYGGRVVQCTKCGTIATVYNSCNQRGCPICYKANQKRWEDKVLTSVLNVNHFHLVISIPQVFTGVWLRNKKDFMNAFFECVKRAINNISKYYGITPGCIAVFQTHGKGMSYKPHIHCVLSDGGLTGNGDWMPLGTISYTRITDVIKEYLVKELQRKHIQDIPEQKDINDREWNVYATYYQGNVQKIIGYLAHAAKGVVINLNQELVENEEKGTFSYIERHAGKETRIELDKELFVSRYMNHIPVPHTVTVRNYGLYSNQYSDKLEKLQKIFPMEIEMEEAECVDHCPICHAAMEIIMTLEPYEEVPAHEILCKIKLPET
- a CDS encoding DUF4386 family protein — encoded protein: MNALKDYKSLYKTAFISTIIMLTIIPIQILVFALTKLPTTTIEWFSLFKDNLVIGFFHADFFILINNILISIIYLAFYHTLKEVNKGVIQIGIALGLIGISAYISSNKTFEILKLSYEYFSTNIETEKIIFESAGKACLLGWQGTAFDTYYVLNGIALFCISILMYKSKYYSKATATWGLFAAIFMIIPSTAGTIGLIFSLLSLIPWYVFSILYAKIFVRIGKEI
- a CDS encoding IS91 family transposase; this translates as MKNRILEQICSVALKRSFKLDAKQKRSLQNMRECKTTRYGGRVVQCTKCGTIATVYNSCNQRGCPICYKANQKRWEDKVLTSVLNVNHFHLVISIPQVFTGVWLRNKKDFMNAFFECVKRAINNISKYYGITPGCIAVFQTHGKGMSYKPHIHCVLSDGGLTGNGDWMPLGTISYTRITDVIKEYLVKELQRKHIQDIPEQKDINDREWNVYATYYQGNVQKIIGYLAHAAKGVVINLNQELVENEEKGTFSYIERHAGKETRIELDKELFVSRYMNHIPVPHTVTVRNYGLYSNQYSNKLEKLQKIFPMEIEMEEAECVDHCPICHAAMEIIMTLEPYEEVPAHEILCKIKLPET
- a CDS encoding class I SAM-dependent methyltransferase; amino-acid sequence: MELTLEAIKNAGYKLQAAEKGSWKVYNEENPVPGYFQFDWLSSRFPDLYHDFALSTVGLISKLHTIIDFSDMNVLDIGAGTGRSSIELSKKAKYVTSTDVYDSVMNFAKDEISKQGINNIHYEYGDRDNLPFSDSTFDAVTFSWAEVNHKEAYRVLKNNGYLIQMGSIPEALCGELTDHLNGTNNNDPKIFLGNYPDEVIKKDKTIFSGVPLIDSVNAHIFTYNSIYDSPEEVAAIAGRLYGPKAKKYFLSRNQNTFSWRMEILIGQVKK